Genomic DNA from Scylla paramamosain isolate STU-SP2022 chromosome 25, ASM3559412v1, whole genome shotgun sequence:
TGCATCTGGCCGCTCATTGGCTGATTCAAACGACctctgtaaaataaaataaataaaaaagacatagataagtatacatagatagatagatagatagataaacagacaaaccgACTCAGGTAAATAGATCGAGCGGGCAGATAgacaaactaaacaaacaaacaaacaaacaaacaacccccACCCCCCCTTTTAACCCCCCTACCCTCCTTACAGCAAAATGGCGACCTCAGAAGACAATCCTCACCTCACCCTTCGTCCTGACCTCCCCCCTGACCTCCCCCCTGACCTCTCCACTGACCTCGGCCCTGACCTTGAACTTGGACGCCATTACGTGAAGGGGCAACAGGTCAACGTCACGGAGGACCTGCGTCACGAGTTCAAAGGTCACAGGAGCATCAGTGTGTTTGACCTGCCCTCCCGCTGGTCACGTGACGCCCAAGCCAGGACTAGGAGTGCTGTatccgcgtgcgtgcgtgtgtgcgtgtgtgtgtttgtgtgtgtgtgtgtgtgtgtgtgtgtgtgtgttatttatgaatatatgtgtgtatgtatatatttattttatttactttctttgttttcccccCGTCAGGAGTGTGGGCGGCATGATGAACACGGGAGTGGGCGGGACAGTGTATTTGGGCGTGAGTGACGAGGGAAGGGTGGTAGGCCTGCCTCTGACGGGGtgagcggcggtggtggtgatagtggtggtaaaaAAATTCGTAcattacttcatttatttatttatgcgcTGTCGTCTTTTTATTTGTGTCAATTAATCTGTACGAagcataaaagagagagatggtgagttacaaatgaaagaaaagcattaatctctctctctctctcgtagccaccagcagcagcacatcACAGCCTCCCTAGCGTGGACACTAGATCGCTTCACGCCGCCTGTCGGAGAGCACAGATACCACACCCTCTTCGTGCCAGTCCTGTCCAGACACTGCCGCGCTACACACACTGCTGGGCGGTGCGTGTGGCTCACTCCTCTCCCCGCTTCCTCCTTGCCTCGTCTTGTTCCGGCTCGAGTTCCCCTTGTGTTTTTaaagttgtttttgttcattattttcctttctcgttatgccgtattagaaaaaaaaaacaatgattacTATTTTactatagatagatagataaatagatagactagGAAATAAATATGACGTCTGGGTTCACAAATAAGAGATGATTCGAAACAGTTTCACATTGGTTCATACGCTTTATgatgctgactctctctctctctctctctctctctctctctctcagccaggtCTCCCCCTCCTCAGCAGCGATGGGAAGGGAGCGGGAGGGGGTCGGGAGGGGAGCAGCACCACCCCACAGAGTCGCCACCCCCAACAGGTGCTGGTGTGACGAGGAGGCTGcaagacaggtgagagagagagagagagagagagagtaaaggatgagtgaaaggaagacaaatttaagaaagaaaaggaaagaaggaatgaaagatgtgaagaaaggaaataaaagtgaatgaagaaaaaaatcggTAAAAAATAGCAACTTTctgacttttcttttatttactgtttttatttatttatttatttatttatttatttatttatttatttatttaattgttgattttcacataaattctcgttgtgtgtgtgtgtgtgtgtgtgtgtgtgtgtgtgtgtgtgtgtgtgtgtgtgtgtgtgtgtgtgttgttaattTGGAATTGtatgataattctctctctctctctctctctctctctctctctctctctctctctctctctctctctctctctctctctctctctctctctctctctctctctctctctctctctctctctctcttcccccaggCCTCGCCCCTCCATGAGTGGGTAGTGGAGATACACCTACGCCCCTGGGACCCCCACACCCAGGAGGGGACCGCCACCCCCCACCGTGACTGCACCCCGCCCCCCGTgccgcccctcccccctctaCACCTGACGGAGGCCAATGTTTGTTACTACCGCCACGGGTCACGGCAGGTCACGgttagtagttgtggtggtggtggtgattgtagtggtggtggtagtggtggtggtggtgagaaagttgtagttgtagtagagaAGGgtttgtgatagtggtggtgatggtggtggtggtagtagtagtagtagtagtagtagtagtagcaatttcATTCACTTAACTAATGACGAAAGTAAAGAAGcaaatcattttctttttttttttcttatcttttcttctcattcttattctcaATTTATCAATATTTCTCCGTTCATTTCTCAGTTAATTCTCAAATCATTTCACTCGTATATATCTTAACACAAATATTAATCTAACTCTTATATTCTCACAAGTACCAAATAAGCAGTTTTAACCTATCTCTAtctcctgtctgtgtgtctctgtctctctatctccctccgtctgtctgtctgtctgtctctatcatgtttctctttgtgtctcgtctccctctatctctctctgtctcattctGCCTCTTTGTGTATgagtctatctctctctttctccatctatctCTATCATgcctctctctgcttgtctatctatttctaccactctatttgtctcgtctccctctctccctgtctgtaTTCCATCTCCCTGTATTTCCCTGTAGCTCTGTCTGGACACCGCAAGACGCCTGCTCGTCCACCGCACAGACCGCCACTACACCCCGCAGCTGGCGTCACTCAGGGCCCACCTCCACACGCTGCATCGACTCGCCGTGGATAGGGGGCTGCTTGTAAAGGCTGGCGAggcgagaggagagaaaggcctTAGAGGAGAGTTGAGGGAAGGTGTTGCAGGAGGAAAGGGTATtataggagggagagaaagtgataGTTGTGTTAGAAATGAAAGAATgggattaattgattgattagtTAGTGGAAAGGGTGTTaattaaagaggaaagaggattatAGGAGAATTGAGAGGTGTTAGAGGTgctagaaggaaggaaagaataggacTGGACGATTAAAAGAAGGTAGTTAAGTAGTTTTATggtagaaggaaggggagaatgaAAATGGTTGATTAGTAAAAGGTTAGTGAATGAAATGGAGATttataagagagaaggaaggttttAGACAcggtagaaagaaggaaagaatggcaCTGAACGATTAAAAGAAGGTAGTTAAGTAGTATTAtggtataaggaaggaaagaatgaaattgGTTGATTAGTAAAGGGTTAGTGAATGGAAAGGAGAGttataggagagaaggaaggtttcAGACACGGTaggacgaaggaaagaatgatTGATTATTAAGTTATTGATTGATTAGTGTATAAATTAAATGATGTggtgatagaaggaaggaaagagaacgttgataaggaagaaaaagaaaaaaagggttgaATGTTTTAGTGAATGCGTAACAAATGTAAATAGTTTTGGTAGAAATATATCAATAGCAGTAAATGTAAGTGGTAAAAAGGAAATAGTGGATACTGAATTAAGTTAGAAAACAATTTAATAGGCTTCAGGCAGATCCAGTGTGCATATTTTCAAGTACAAGTCAACGTATGCGATTTGGTGCATGCAATTAAATCTACGGTAACGTCTTGTCGCATTTCACTAACTTTTATCGAAATTAGTCGTCATGGCTCATTAGGTCCACGTAAAGAATAAAGTGTACCGTATTttagtaaaggaaaatatttagtaTATATCATTGATcgcgtttctctttttctttcaagtttCATTAATTCTACAAAGGAGGGTTGCCACTTTTCatttagtgttgtttttttttttatctacttgtacttttttttttaattctactgGAAACATCTGGTACATTTCATTAATttcgcttttctttccttttcaagttTCGTTAGTTGTACAGAGAGGGTTCGCCACAATTCATAAAGTCTggagcttttattttattatttacttgcattttttcttaattatgtggagaaatttgaggctaagagtgtgaatgatgtgtgtgtgtgtgtgtgtgtgtgtgtgtgtgtgtgtgtgtgtgtgtggtgccatGCCTGGACCGCCCGTGAGTGATTCTTGACCTGGTATAGAGACAAATGTAAATATTCTGCATCGTTTTCAGCTTTCCCTCAAACTCTTTTTAAATCTACGGAATAGAGTTTGCTGCAGTTCAATAACCTTAGATATTATATTTACccgcattttttttatagtcagcgAGAAAACTAAG
This window encodes:
- the LOC135113400 gene encoding uncharacterized protein LOC135113400, whose amino-acid sequence is MATSEDNPHLTLRPDLPPDLPPDLSTDLGPDLELGRHYVKGQQVNVTEDLRHEFKGHRSISVFDLPSRWSRDAQARTRSAVSASVGGMMNTGVGGTVYLGVSDEGRVVGLPLTGHQQQHITASLAWTLDRFTPPVGEHRYHTLFVPVLSRHCRATHTAGRQVSPSSAAMGREREGVGRGAAPPHRVATPNRCWCDEEAARQASPLHEWVVEIHLRPWDPHTQEGTATPHRDCTPPPVPPLPPLHLTEANVCYYRHGSRQVTLCLDTARRLLVHRTDRHYTPQLASLRAHLHTLHRLAVDRGLLVKAGEARGEKGLRGELREGVAGGKGIIGGRESDSCVRNERMGLID